One Acaryochloris thomasi RCC1774 DNA window includes the following coding sequences:
- the aroH gene encoding chorismate mutase, with protein sequence MTVRAIRGATTATDDSAIAIQEATYELLDIIEARNHDVLYLPDVVSVIFSVTHDLRQIFPAATARHRPGWENIPLLDVQQMYVKQGLPKCIRCLIQFNTLDPALKVHHVYLHQAKGLRPDWG encoded by the coding sequence GTGACGGTGCGAGCGATACGTGGAGCAACCACAGCAACCGATGATTCTGCGATCGCAATTCAAGAGGCTACTTACGAATTGCTCGACATCATCGAAGCCAGGAATCACGATGTTTTGTATTTGCCAGATGTTGTGAGCGTCATCTTTTCAGTCACGCACGATCTGAGACAGATTTTTCCCGCCGCCACTGCTCGCCACCGTCCTGGCTGGGAAAATATTCCTTTGCTAGACGTCCAGCAAATGTATGTCAAGCAAGGTTTACCCAAGTGCATTCGCTGTCTGATCCAGTTCAACACCCTCGACCCTGCCCTCAAAGTCCATCACGTCTACCTCCATCAAGCAAAAGGGTTGAGACCTGACTGGGGTTAA
- a CDS encoding Uma2 family endonuclease — MTLATVEHLTLEAYLNYDDGTNTRYELVNGELTPMSLGLGQHGEIADFLNNQFRSNISENKQDWVSKQMVVGVQSPRAGRWDTVRIPDVVVMLRSQWRKLQNREAVITLSEPPPVLVVEVVSQSTQSIDYRAKRSEYSVLDIAEYWIVDPTEAKVTILSLKEGWYDAAEFTGTALIESATFPSLDLSADQILQGDLYVN, encoded by the coding sequence ATGACTCTTGCCACTGTTGAACACCTCACTCTTGAGGCTTATCTCAATTATGACGATGGCACTAATACCCGTTACGAACTGGTTAATGGAGAACTCACGCCGATGAGTTTGGGGTTGGGTCAGCATGGCGAAATCGCAGATTTCTTAAACAATCAGTTTCGCTCTAATATTTCAGAAAACAAGCAAGACTGGGTTTCTAAACAGATGGTGGTTGGAGTACAGTCTCCTCGGGCAGGTCGCTGGGATACGGTTCGAATACCTGATGTTGTGGTGATGTTGCGCTCTCAATGGCGCAAGCTGCAGAATCGTGAAGCCGTTATTACGTTGAGTGAGCCACCCCCGGTTTTGGTGGTGGAAGTGGTAAGCCAGTCTACGCAATCTATCGACTATCGGGCCAAGCGATCAGAATATAGCGTCCTTGATATTGCGGAATACTGGATCGTCGATCCCACAGAAGCAAAGGTCACCATTTTAAGTCTGAAAGAGGGCTGGTATGACGCAGCTGAATTTACAGGAACAGCTCTTATTGAGTCGGCAACTTTTCCAAGTTTAGATCTAAGTGCAGACCAAATCTTACAGGGAGATCTTTACGTGAACTAA
- a CDS encoding DMT family transporter, giving the protein MFAFAGNSILCRLALKETAIDAGTFTAIRILSGALVLWLISQWRGRKVRSAGSWRSAVALFIYATAFSFAYVELTAGTGALLLFGAVQATMIGYGLWKGERLSKRQICGFILAFGGLVGLVLPGVSAPPILSSSLMLGSGVAWGIYSLRGRGASDPIRVTAGNFLHAAPFAVALGIAMVPSASLAAIATGGLWAIASGTLASGVVYTLWYIALKNLKATSAATVQLSVPVIAAIGGIIFLGEDLTVRLFIASFAILGGIALAIREARTK; this is encoded by the coding sequence ATGTTCGCGTTTGCTGGCAACTCTATTCTCTGCCGGTTAGCACTCAAAGAAACAGCCATTGATGCAGGAACATTCACCGCAATTCGGATTCTGTCCGGTGCCTTAGTGCTATGGCTGATCAGCCAGTGGCGTGGCCGGAAAGTCAGGTCTGCTGGCAGTTGGAGATCGGCTGTGGCCCTATTCATCTATGCCACAGCCTTTTCATTTGCATATGTCGAGCTAACGGCAGGCACAGGGGCTTTACTACTGTTTGGGGCAGTACAGGCCACGATGATCGGCTACGGTCTCTGGAAGGGAGAACGCTTAAGCAAGCGTCAGATCTGCGGTTTTATACTCGCATTTGGCGGACTTGTGGGGCTTGTGTTGCCCGGTGTCTCAGCGCCACCAATACTGAGTTCTAGCTTGATGTTGGGCTCTGGTGTGGCCTGGGGAATTTATTCTTTGCGGGGTAGAGGTGCCAGCGACCCCATTCGCGTGACGGCGGGTAATTTTTTGCACGCCGCTCCGTTTGCGGTGGCCTTGGGGATAGCGATGGTTCCAAGCGCTTCATTAGCTGCGATCGCAACAGGTGGCCTATGGGCGATCGCCTCCGGTACCCTGGCCTCGGGCGTTGTCTATACTCTCTGGTACATCGCTCTAAAGAACCTGAAAGCCACCTCTGCCGCCACCGTACAGCTCAGCGTCCCCGTGATCGCAGCCATTGGCGGCATCATTTTCCTAGGAGAGGATCTGACGGTGCGTCTTTTTATAGCTTCCTTCGCCATTTTGGGAGGCATTGCGCTGGCGATTCGCGAAGCTAGGACAAAGTGA
- a CDS encoding CBS domain-containing protein codes for MSNSSPTVQECMTTDPIAVKPLDLIETVIQLLEKHRISGLPVVDDQNYVVGVVTEADLLIRESPLQPPLHFTFLGSIIYFESPSHFHEQIKKSLGMLVQDVMTAKPVTTTPETSLVDAAQIMRDKKVNRLPVLDQTQALIGILTRHDLICALKPQVFGQSES; via the coding sequence ATGAGCAATTCTTCTCCCACTGTTCAAGAGTGTATGACGACAGATCCGATTGCGGTCAAACCATTGGATTTGATCGAAACAGTAATCCAGCTCCTTGAAAAGCATCGGATTAGTGGACTGCCCGTCGTTGACGATCAAAACTATGTCGTTGGCGTGGTGACTGAGGCCGATCTTCTGATCCGTGAATCTCCGCTACAGCCACCCCTACACTTCACATTTTTAGGCAGCATCATCTACTTTGAATCACCCTCACATTTCCACGAGCAGATTAAGAAGTCATTGGGCATGCTAGTTCAGGACGTAATGACCGCTAAACCCGTCACTACAACCCCTGAAACCTCACTGGTTGACGCCGCTCAGATCATGCGCGATAAAAAGGTAAATCGTTTGCCCGTGCTTGATCAGACACAGGCTTTGATCGGTATTCTGACCCGTCACGACTTAATCTGCGCACTCAAGCCCCAGGTTTTTGGTCAGTCCGAAAGCTGA
- a CDS encoding RNA-binding domain-containing protein, with translation MTPEELQEILDLGEDQELEFKSATGGFPKSSWETVSAFANTEGGTIFLGVVEQSLGFTIEGVRNPHSILKTFWDNHNNPQKLSHPVCRETDVSILTLSGKILVSIHIPRVVRQQRPVYINGNPLKGTFKRNYEGDYRCIEAEVKLMLRDAGDNALDGQILEGFTLDDLDSESLTAYRNRFVSRSPEHPFLAQDNREFLESLGGWRRDRSSELKGVTLAGLLMFGKERSLLDALPNYHLDYQEQLSNDPDVRWTYRLTLDGKWAPNLFNFYYRIYPRLVEDIEVPFALDETATRKEETHVHDALREALVNTLVHADHQTTRAITIIKRVDQFVFVNPGRLRIPRDQLYRGGMSDARNPNLLKMFQMLGLSEKAGSGFPKVLRAWREQSWLMPLVSEDLVLEGTMVGLPLVSMISEDVKQELKAVVGCSYSSLDELGRLILLLARGFNKIRNADIQPYCQQHPRDIGDRLKQFVGSGWLQKEGHGRGTQYRWPTLEEREYSSEHTSGSSEHTSGSSEHTSGSSEHTSGSSEHTSGSSEHTSGSSEHLRHSLQADLLQVAAPVRETKKISKTLVESTILKLCEQKWLTLRELAELLKRKPDTLRNHYITPMLKDERLQARMPNNPTHPRQAYRRGKTKNKT, from the coding sequence ATGACTCCAGAGGAACTCCAAGAAATCCTCGACCTTGGAGAAGATCAAGAGCTTGAATTTAAATCCGCAACAGGTGGCTTCCCAAAATCATCTTGGGAAACGGTGTCAGCATTTGCCAACACCGAAGGGGGAACCATCTTTTTGGGTGTTGTAGAGCAAAGTCTTGGTTTCACGATTGAAGGGGTTCGCAACCCCCACTCCATCCTCAAAACCTTTTGGGATAACCACAACAACCCTCAGAAGCTCAGCCATCCCGTCTGCCGAGAAACCGATGTATCCATACTCACGCTTTCAGGCAAAATTCTCGTTAGCATCCATATCCCTCGGGTTGTTCGGCAGCAACGCCCTGTCTATATCAACGGCAACCCTCTAAAGGGCACCTTCAAGCGTAATTATGAAGGCGATTATCGCTGCATAGAAGCCGAAGTCAAACTCATGCTTCGCGATGCTGGCGATAATGCACTGGACGGACAAATTTTAGAAGGGTTTACACTCGACGACTTAGATTCCGAGTCACTAACCGCCTATCGCAATCGATTTGTATCTCGCTCTCCTGAACATCCATTCCTCGCCCAAGACAACCGTGAATTCTTAGAAAGCTTGGGCGGGTGGCGTCGAGATCGAAGTAGCGAACTGAAGGGTGTTACCCTTGCAGGGCTGCTGATGTTTGGAAAAGAACGGAGCTTGCTTGATGCCCTTCCAAACTACCATTTGGACTATCAAGAACAGTTATCCAACGATCCAGATGTTCGTTGGACCTATCGACTTACGCTTGATGGTAAGTGGGCACCCAATTTGTTCAACTTCTACTATCGAATCTATCCTCGACTAGTTGAAGATATCGAAGTCCCTTTTGCTCTTGACGAAACTGCAACTCGTAAAGAAGAAACCCACGTTCATGACGCTTTGAGAGAAGCCTTAGTCAACACCCTGGTTCATGCAGACCACCAGACAACGCGTGCCATTACTATTATTAAACGCGTTGATCAGTTTGTTTTCGTCAACCCCGGACGCCTACGCATTCCTCGTGATCAGCTCTATCGCGGGGGCATGAGTGATGCTCGAAATCCTAATCTCCTCAAAATGTTTCAGATGCTCGGGCTTAGCGAAAAAGCAGGCTCAGGTTTTCCAAAAGTCTTGCGAGCATGGCGAGAACAGTCCTGGCTCATGCCCCTTGTTTCTGAAGATTTGGTCTTAGAAGGAACGATGGTAGGCCTACCATTAGTCAGCATGATTTCTGAAGACGTTAAGCAGGAATTGAAGGCTGTCGTTGGTTGTTCTTACAGCTCACTCGATGAGCTTGGACGACTCATTCTTCTTTTGGCCCGAGGGTTCAACAAAATCCGCAACGCCGATATTCAGCCCTACTGCCAGCAACATCCAAGGGATATTGGAGACAGACTCAAACAATTTGTGGGATCAGGCTGGCTACAAAAAGAAGGCCATGGTCGCGGTACGCAATATCGATGGCCGACTCTTGAAGAGAGAGAATACAGCTCCGAACATACATCAGGTAGCTCCGAACATACATCAGGTAGCTCCGAACATACATCAGGTAGCTCCGAACATACATCAGGTAGCTCCGAACATACATCAGGTAGCTCCGAACATACGTCAGGTAGCTCCGAACATTTGCGTCATTCTCTACAAGCTGATTTGCTTCAAGTTGCAGCACCTGTTAGAGAAACAAAAAAAATTAGTAAGACTCTGGTGGAATCCACTATTCTCAAATTATGTGAGCAGAAATGGCTGACGTTAAGGGAGTTAGCAGAGTTACTTAAGCGTAAGCCTGACACATTGAGAAATCATTACATCACTCCCATGCTCAAAGATGAACGTTTGCAGGCACGGATGCCAAACAACCCTACTCATCCGAGACAAGCTTATCGTCGGGGAAAAACAAAAAATAAAACTTGA
- a CDS encoding YiaA/YiaB family inner membrane protein, which yields MKTNVNATHTNAWITQTWISFFLSITATGIGILYLPVNPWVKGYLGMGFLFSIGSTVSLAKTIRDVDESKRMLSRIDEAKLERLLAEYDPYQSAQ from the coding sequence ATGAAAACGAACGTCAACGCCACCCACACCAACGCCTGGATTACCCAAACCTGGATCTCTTTTTTCTTATCCATCACCGCCACGGGAATCGGCATCCTTTATTTACCCGTCAACCCATGGGTCAAAGGGTATTTAGGCATGGGCTTTCTATTCTCCATTGGCTCAACCGTCAGTCTTGCCAAAACAATCCGAGACGTAGACGAATCCAAGCGCATGCTGTCGCGGATCGATGAAGCAAAACTAGAGCGATTGCTGGCTGAGTATGATCCCTATCAATCTGCCCAGTAA
- a CDS encoding PRC-barrel domain-containing protein produces MSASKLVRHRDLLNLLVIDRATTDELGRVEVVWMHPPAHRVLGFICKTGPLGGPKLAFNLKQIHQLGPKSIVANGNAVGTNTSEVKLLESLIGLEVWSDKGNKIGKIIDCLFDLRSGVITQYLFRSDGWRGVTGGVYQLPTGSIQRFGKKRVFVSGTVTHKPKIYQPGLEEKLAKAGDRIQSRFADLTHQASDQLYQVTDQATHRVQSLTEQATQQVQSLGQQLTEETQNLTQTAKQRGQSLFSRVQEQARNLGEEFSLEDLTFTDSRPSPPDTSLQDDDVVWDSLSQDDASPAEKASDPWEDLSLDDSQVSSFPNDPQLVSADLKTEQSDPEEHTWSSGLGDIPLKDLEDDDPWI; encoded by the coding sequence TTGAGTGCATCAAAACTTGTCCGTCACCGCGATCTGCTGAATCTTCTGGTCATTGACCGCGCCACCACCGATGAGCTGGGCCGCGTCGAAGTGGTATGGATGCATCCACCTGCCCACCGTGTCCTAGGTTTTATCTGCAAAACAGGACCACTTGGGGGACCGAAGTTAGCGTTCAATCTTAAGCAAATTCACCAGCTCGGGCCAAAAAGCATTGTCGCCAACGGAAACGCGGTGGGCACCAACACCAGCGAAGTCAAACTGTTAGAGTCTTTGATTGGCCTAGAGGTCTGGAGCGATAAAGGCAACAAAATCGGCAAAATCATTGACTGTCTTTTTGACCTCAGATCCGGCGTGATCACCCAATACTTATTTCGCTCAGACGGCTGGCGAGGGGTAACAGGCGGTGTTTATCAACTCCCCACCGGCAGCATCCAACGGTTCGGGAAAAAGCGAGTCTTTGTTTCTGGTACCGTTACCCACAAACCTAAAATTTATCAACCAGGCCTAGAAGAGAAGTTAGCCAAGGCAGGCGATCGCATTCAGTCTCGCTTTGCTGACCTCACTCACCAGGCTAGCGATCAACTCTATCAGGTGACCGACCAAGCCACCCATAGAGTTCAATCCTTAACTGAGCAAGCCACTCAGCAGGTGCAAAGCTTGGGACAGCAGTTGACTGAAGAGACTCAAAATCTGACGCAAACGGCAAAGCAGCGCGGTCAATCGCTCTTCTCGCGGGTTCAAGAGCAAGCTCGCAATCTTGGCGAAGAATTTAGCTTAGAAGATCTGACTTTCACAGACTCCCGGCCATCGCCCCCCGACACCAGTTTGCAAGACGACGACGTTGTCTGGGACTCTCTGAGCCAGGACGATGCTTCTCCAGCAGAGAAGGCTTCGGACCCTTGGGAAGATCTATCTTTAGACGATTCTCAAGTCTCCTCTTTCCCCAATGATCCTCAACTCGTCTCAGCAGATCTCAAAACAGAGCAATCCGATCCCGAAGAACACACCTGGAGTTCAGGCCTCGGAGATATTCCCCTAAAAGATTTAGAGGATGATGATCCGTGGATTTAG
- a CDS encoding DMT family transporter — MQLSSVPRPFDRLLLIAPFFFWGTAMVAMKGVIPHTTPLFLAGLRIGPAGFLVLAVSLLLGRSQPQGWRAWLWIVLFALVDVTLFQGFLAFGLVRTNAGLGSVMIDTQPLAVALLALWLYGERIGLWGWLGLAVGIAGISCIGLPDEWIVQLFQGHWFDGSISLSSLQWSQIFDSGQALMLVAALSMAVGTVMIRKVCEYCDPISATGWHMILGGLTLFLGSGLWESNQWTDLDSASWWLMVYAAVFGSAVAYGLFFYFASTGSLTSLSSLTFLTPVFALIFGNLALSEVLSPIQFGGVCLTLVSIYFVNQRDRLPDWERVKGVAISLPESVARLWLRDS, encoded by the coding sequence ATGCAGTTAAGTTCTGTCCCACGCCCCTTTGATCGTTTGCTGCTGATTGCACCCTTCTTTTTCTGGGGAACTGCGATGGTTGCTATGAAGGGGGTGATCCCGCATACGACGCCTCTGTTCTTGGCGGGTCTGCGAATTGGTCCGGCGGGATTTCTAGTACTGGCTGTTTCGCTGTTGTTGGGGCGTTCTCAGCCGCAGGGGTGGCGAGCATGGCTGTGGATTGTGCTGTTTGCCCTTGTAGACGTGACTCTGTTTCAAGGGTTTCTGGCTTTTGGTTTGGTGCGCACCAATGCAGGTCTGGGGTCAGTGATGATTGATACTCAGCCCCTAGCGGTGGCGCTGTTGGCCCTGTGGCTCTACGGTGAGCGCATCGGTTTGTGGGGTTGGCTGGGCTTAGCTGTTGGTATTGCTGGCATTAGCTGCATTGGTCTACCAGATGAATGGATTGTGCAGTTGTTTCAGGGACACTGGTTTGACGGCTCTATAAGCTTGAGCAGCCTGCAGTGGAGCCAGATTTTTGATAGTGGTCAAGCCTTGATGCTGGTGGCGGCCCTGTCAATGGCTGTGGGCACGGTGATGATTCGCAAGGTTTGTGAATATTGCGACCCGATTAGCGCAACAGGGTGGCACATGATTCTGGGGGGGCTAACGCTGTTTTTGGGGTCGGGGCTATGGGAGTCGAACCAGTGGACCGATCTTGATTCGGCATCTTGGTGGTTGATGGTCTATGCGGCTGTTTTTGGTAGTGCGGTAGCCTACGGTCTATTTTTCTATTTTGCGTCTACTGGGAGTTTGACGAGCTTGAGCTCTCTGACTTTTTTGACGCCTGTGTTTGCTTTGATTTTTGGTAATTTGGCGTTGTCAGAGGTCCTAAGTCCGATTCAGTTTGGTGGAGTGTGTTTAACGCTGGTGAGTATTTATTTTGTGAATCAGCGAGATCGCCTGCCTGATTGGGAGAGGGTGAAGGGAGTTGCGATCTCACTTCCAGAATCCGTAGCGCGGCTGTGGCTGCGCGATAGTTAG
- the sppA gene encoding signal peptide peptidase SppA, producing MIWPFKPARKQIARIEIKGAIAGKTRDQVLEAIKTVEEKKFPALLLRIDSPGGTVGDSQEIYSALKRLGEKTKIVASFGNISASGGVYIGVGAHHIMANPGTITGSIGVILRGNNLEGLLDKVGVSFKVVKSGPYKDILAFDREITEQEQQILQDMIDSSYSQFVHTVAEGRNLEPDAVRTFADGRVFTGQQAVDLGLVDRLGTEEDARRWTAELAGLDPEKTKTFNIEAPKSLLNRLRSSNQSNQFRLPLTDQAINWLEFEVSTSGLPLWLYRP from the coding sequence ATGATTTGGCCCTTTAAGCCTGCTCGCAAACAAATTGCCCGGATCGAAATCAAAGGTGCGATCGCAGGTAAAACCCGTGATCAAGTCCTGGAAGCGATCAAAACCGTAGAAGAAAAAAAATTTCCGGCCCTGTTGTTGCGCATCGACAGCCCTGGCGGCACCGTCGGCGACTCTCAAGAAATCTACAGCGCCCTCAAGCGTCTGGGTGAAAAAACTAAAATTGTTGCTAGTTTTGGCAATATCTCTGCCTCTGGCGGCGTCTACATTGGCGTCGGTGCCCATCACATTATGGCGAATCCCGGCACGATCACCGGCAGCATTGGCGTAATCCTGCGGGGTAACAATTTAGAGGGCTTATTAGATAAAGTGGGGGTCTCCTTCAAAGTCGTGAAGTCTGGACCCTACAAAGACATTCTGGCCTTCGACCGCGAAATCACAGAGCAGGAACAGCAAATTCTGCAGGACATGATTGACAGCAGCTACAGCCAGTTTGTACATACAGTTGCTGAAGGCCGCAATCTAGAGCCAGACGCCGTCAGAACCTTTGCCGATGGTCGCGTGTTTACCGGTCAACAGGCCGTCGATCTCGGTCTCGTCGATCGCCTTGGCACTGAAGAGGATGCCAGACGCTGGACCGCTGAGCTAGCAGGTCTTGACCCAGAGAAGACCAAGACATTCAACATTGAAGCACCCAAGTCACTCTTGAATCGGCTGCGGTCTAGTAACCAGAGCAATCAGTTCCGGCTGCCCTTGACCGATCAGGCGATCAATTGGCTAGAGTTTGAGGTCTCAACCAGTGGTCTGCCGCTGTGGCTTTATCGCCCCTAG
- a CDS encoding B12-binding domain-containing radical SAM protein, with product MRVLLVYPEFPQSFWSFDQALNLVGRKALLPPLGLVTVAAILPQEWEFKLVDRNVREVTEEEWNWSELVILSAMIVQQEDFAAQIKEAKRRGKIVAVGGPHATSLPKLAEATGADFLVLDEGEITLPLFVEALERGETSGIIRSEDVKPDVTTTPVPRFDLLEMDAYDNMSVQFSRGCPFQCEFCDIIVLYGRKPRTKTPEQLIAELQCLYDLGWRRSIFLVDDNFIGNKRNVRLMLNALKEWMIEYNYPFTLNTEASVDLAQDTDFIDLMVECNFNAVFLGIETPDASSLALTQKFQNNRDPLSESVHTIMSRGLRVTAGFIIGFDGEKTGAGDRIIQFVEETSISLAMFSMLQALPNTALSLRLAKENRLIDDEGTGNQTKLMNFIPTRPVETIADEYVRAFWELYDPEKYLDRVYRQFKILGEPGHKTASRKPDLVTIKAIATICWRQGVLRKTRWKFWPYLFNMMRLKPKNWQLYLTICALGEHFLEYRQLVRSQIEEQLAEYVQAESALKQQQAKEEQADQLVA from the coding sequence ATGCGTGTTTTACTCGTTTACCCCGAATTCCCTCAAAGTTTTTGGTCCTTTGACCAGGCCCTGAACTTGGTGGGTCGCAAAGCACTCCTGCCGCCCTTGGGTCTAGTCACCGTCGCGGCCATCCTGCCCCAAGAGTGGGAATTCAAGCTGGTGGACCGCAACGTCCGTGAGGTCACCGAAGAAGAATGGAATTGGTCTGAGCTGGTGATCCTCTCGGCCATGATTGTGCAGCAAGAAGATTTTGCCGCCCAAATAAAAGAAGCGAAACGGCGCGGAAAGATCGTGGCCGTTGGCGGTCCCCACGCCACATCTCTCCCTAAATTAGCCGAGGCCACTGGCGCAGATTTCCTAGTCTTAGACGAAGGCGAAATCACGCTGCCGCTGTTCGTCGAAGCCCTCGAACGGGGCGAAACCAGCGGGATTATCCGCTCAGAAGACGTCAAACCCGACGTGACCACCACGCCCGTCCCCCGCTTCGACCTGCTGGAGATGGACGCCTACGACAATATGTCGGTGCAGTTCTCACGCGGATGCCCGTTTCAGTGTGAGTTCTGCGACATTATTGTGCTCTACGGCCGCAAGCCGCGCACGAAAACGCCGGAGCAGCTAATCGCCGAACTGCAGTGCCTCTACGACCTGGGCTGGCGACGCAGTATCTTCCTGGTGGACGACAACTTTATTGGCAACAAGCGCAACGTGCGGTTGATGCTCAACGCCCTCAAAGAATGGATGATTGAATACAACTATCCGTTCACCCTCAACACAGAAGCCTCAGTGGATCTCGCCCAGGATACTGACTTCATTGACCTGATGGTGGAATGTAACTTTAATGCTGTCTTCTTAGGTATTGAGACCCCTGACGCCAGCAGCTTGGCTCTGACGCAGAAGTTTCAAAACAATCGCGATCCGCTCTCAGAATCAGTGCACACGATCATGAGCCGAGGGTTGCGGGTGACGGCAGGCTTCATTATTGGCTTTGATGGCGAGAAAACCGGAGCAGGCGATCGCATCATTCAGTTTGTTGAAGAGACCTCTATTAGTCTGGCGATGTTCAGTATGCTGCAGGCGCTCCCCAACACGGCCCTATCCCTGCGGCTCGCCAAAGAGAACCGGCTGATCGATGACGAGGGCACCGGCAACCAGACGAAGCTGATGAACTTCATTCCCACTCGCCCGGTTGAAACGATTGCCGATGAGTACGTGCGCGCCTTCTGGGAACTTTACGATCCAGAAAAATATCTCGACCGCGTCTACCGTCAGTTCAAAATCTTGGGCGAGCCAGGACATAAGACGGCCTCACGCAAGCCCGACCTAGTGACAATCAAAGCCATTGCTACCATCTGCTGGCGACAGGGCGTCCTGCGTAAAACCCGCTGGAAGTTCTGGCCCTATCTATTCAACATGATGCGGCTGAAGCCCAAAAATTGGCAGCTCTATCTGACAATCTGCGCCCTGGGTGAGCACTTCTTAGAGTATCGGCAGTTGGTGCGATCCCAGATTGAAGAGCAGCTTGCTGAATATGTACAGGCAGAATCAGCCCTCAAGCAGCAGCAAGCGAAAGAAGAACAGGCCGATCAGCTTGTTGCATAG
- a CDS encoding DUF4062 domain-containing protein: MLNSFSKGLQVFISSTFVDLKAEHSAAIAAILSCGHQPAGAGQFQIPGEQLFPRPIIEQWIDQSDVYVLILGHRYGDLEPEMDKSDVHFEYDYAVAQGMPVIACLIAGDQEPQAAGETAESIDRLLQFRQQVQAHDPHYWHETLDLKQGLVARLSELPQPLPDLSVVQPSHGNQTEALSVILLTLQTCTQSIHDATAATQEAYHLAEQSLTMAISSTASVQETVADLTQIQAAVAEGARTAKRLGESAQQMSKVMKLVNQLVSRTNVIALNASIEVSRMGTRGAEFTTVANDLRQLANHTAKIGTAVEQIVQPMQKKTNLVVTALAEGVQVAIATTQPATQTRAALEQLSQALKQLNQNMQLIVQSTAEQTAASTCMTEILQSLDVGFDIQNDSTP; the protein is encoded by the coding sequence ATGCTTAATTCCTTCTCTAAAGGGCTTCAGGTCTTCATCTCTTCTACCTTCGTAGATTTGAAAGCCGAACACAGCGCAGCGATTGCAGCAATTCTTAGCTGCGGCCATCAACCAGCGGGTGCCGGTCAGTTCCAAATCCCGGGGGAGCAGCTTTTCCCACGGCCGATCATTGAGCAGTGGATTGATCAGTCCGACGTATACGTTTTGATCTTGGGTCATCGCTATGGTGACCTTGAGCCTGAGATGGACAAAAGCGATGTTCATTTTGAGTATGACTACGCAGTTGCCCAGGGGATGCCCGTGATTGCTTGCCTGATCGCTGGAGATCAGGAGCCGCAGGCAGCAGGCGAAACAGCGGAAAGCATCGACCGGCTGCTGCAGTTTCGACAGCAGGTTCAAGCGCACGACCCCCATTACTGGCATGAGACTCTCGATCTAAAACAGGGCCTAGTCGCCCGCCTCTCTGAGCTCCCTCAGCCCCTCCCAGATCTGTCTGTTGTGCAGCCCAGTCACGGCAACCAGACAGAAGCCTTAAGTGTCATTCTACTCACGCTCCAAACCTGCACTCAATCGATTCACGATGCAACAGCGGCAACCCAAGAGGCCTATCATCTTGCAGAGCAGTCGCTAACGATGGCGATTTCAAGCACAGCATCCGTGCAGGAAACGGTGGCTGATTTGACACAGATTCAGGCAGCCGTTGCTGAGGGTGCCCGCACAGCTAAACGCTTAGGGGAAAGCGCTCAGCAAATGTCGAAGGTCATGAAGCTGGTGAATCAACTGGTCTCTCGCACGAATGTTATTGCCCTGAATGCCAGTATTGAGGTCTCCCGCATGGGAACCCGTGGGGCAGAGTTTACGACGGTGGCGAACGATCTGCGCCAGCTAGCCAACCATACGGCCAAAATCGGAACGGCGGTGGAGCAAATTGTCCAGCCGATGCAGAAAAAAACTAATCTTGTGGTCACGGCTCTGGCAGAAGGGGTACAAGTTGCGATCGCAACCACTCAACCCGCAACACAAACCAGAGCAGCCCTAGAACAGCTCAGCCAAGCCTTAAAACAACTGAATCAAAACATGCAGCTTATCGTTCAATCGACAGCAGAACAAACGGCTGCATCCACCTGCATGACCGAGATTCTGCAATCGCTTGACGTTGGCTTTGATATTCAAAACGACAGCACACCTTGA